Proteins co-encoded in one Cervus canadensis isolate Bull #8, Minnesota chromosome 15, ASM1932006v1, whole genome shotgun sequence genomic window:
- the HNRNPA3 gene encoding heterogeneous nuclear ribonucleoprotein A3 isoform X1, which translates to MEVKPPPGRPQPDSGRRRRRRGEEGHDPKEPEQLRKLFIGGLSFETTDDSLREHFEKWGTLTDCVVMRDPQTKRSRGFGFVTYSCVEEVDAAMCARPHKVDGRVVEPKRAVSREDSVKPGAHLTVKKIFVGGIKEDTEEYNLRDYFEKYGKIETIEVMEDRQSGKKRGFAFVTFDDHDTVDKIVVQKYHTINGHNCEVKKALSKQEMQSAGSQRGRGGGSGNFMGRGGNFGGGGGNFGRGGNFGGRGGYGGGGGGSRGSYGGGDGGYNGFGGDGGNYGGGPGYSSRGGYGGGGPGYGNQGGGYGGGGGGYDGYNEGGNFGGGNYGGGGNYNDFGNYSGQQQSNYGPMKGGSFGGRSSGSPYGGGYGSGGGSGGYGSRRF; encoded by the exons ATGGAGGTAAAACCGCCGCCCGGTCGCCCCCAGCCCGACTCCggccgtcgccgccgccgccggggggAGGAG GGTCACGATCCCAAGGAACCAGAGCAGTTGAGAAAGCTGTTTATCGGTGGTCTGAGCTTTGAAACTACAGAtgatagcttaagagaacattttgaGAAATGGGGCACACTTACAGATTGTGTG GTGATGAGAGACCCCCAAACAAAGCGTTCCCGGGGCTTTGGTTTTGTGACTTACTCTTGTGTTGAAGAAGTGGATGCAGCAATGTGTGCTCGACCACACAAGGTTGATGGGCGTGTAGTGGAACCAAAGAGAGCTGTTTCTAGAGAG gaTTCTGTAAAGCCTGGTGCCCATCTAACAGTGAAGAAAATTTTTGTTGGTGGTATtaaagaagatacagaagaatATAATTTGAGAGACTACTTTGAAAAGTATGGCAAGATTGAAACCATAGAAGTTATGGAAGACAGGCAGAGTGGAAAAAAGAGAGGATTTGCTTTTGTAACTTTTGATGATCATGATACAGTTGATAAAATTGTTG ttCAGAAATACCACACTATTAATGGGCATAATTGTGAAGTGAAAAAGGCCCTTTCTAAACAAGAGATGCAATCTGCTGGATCACAAAGAG GTCGTGGAGGTGGATCTGGCAACTTTATGGGTCGTGGCGGAAACTTTGGAGGTGGTGGAGGTAACTTTGGCCGTGGTGGAAACTTTGGTGGAAGAG gaggctatggtggtggaggtggtggcagCCGAGGGAGTTATGGAGGAGGTGATGGTGGATACAATGGATTTGGAGGTGATG GTGGCAACTATGGCGGTGGTCCTGGTTATAGTAGTAGAGGAGGTTACGGTGGTGGTGGACCAGGATATGGAAACCAAGGTGGTGGATATGGTGGCGGTGGTGGAGGATATGATGGTTACAATGAAGGAGGAAATTTTGGAGGTG gtaACTATGGTGGTGGTGGAAACTATAATGATTTTGGAAATTATAGTGGACAACAGCAATCAAATTATGGACCCATGAAAGGGGGTAGTTTTGGTGGAAGAAGCTCGGGCAGTCCCTATGgtg GTGGTTATGGATCTGGTGGTGGAAGTGGTGGATATGGTAGCAGAAGGTTctaa
- the HNRNPA3 gene encoding heterogeneous nuclear ribonucleoprotein A3 isoform X2, which produces MEVKPPPGRPQPDSGRRRRRRGEEGHDPKEPEQLRKLFIGGLSFETTDDSLREHFEKWGTLTDCVVMRDPQTKRSRGFGFVTYSCVEEVDAAMCARPHKVDGRVVEPKRAVSREDSVKPGAHLTVKKIFVGGIKEDTEEYNLRDYFEKYGKIETIEVMEDRQSGKKRGFAFVTFDDHDTVDKIVVQKYHTINGHNCEVKKALSKQEMQSAGSQRGRGGGSGNFMGRGGNFGGGGGNFGRGGNFGGRGGYGGGGGGSRGSYGGGDGGYNGFGGDGGNYGGGPGYSSRGGYGGGGPGYGNQGGGYGGGGGGYDGYNEGGNFGGNYGGGGNYNDFGNYSGQQQSNYGPMKGGSFGGRSSGSPYGGGYGSGGGSGGYGSRRF; this is translated from the exons ATGGAGGTAAAACCGCCGCCCGGTCGCCCCCAGCCCGACTCCggccgtcgccgccgccgccggggggAGGAG GGTCACGATCCCAAGGAACCAGAGCAGTTGAGAAAGCTGTTTATCGGTGGTCTGAGCTTTGAAACTACAGAtgatagcttaagagaacattttgaGAAATGGGGCACACTTACAGATTGTGTG GTGATGAGAGACCCCCAAACAAAGCGTTCCCGGGGCTTTGGTTTTGTGACTTACTCTTGTGTTGAAGAAGTGGATGCAGCAATGTGTGCTCGACCACACAAGGTTGATGGGCGTGTAGTGGAACCAAAGAGAGCTGTTTCTAGAGAG gaTTCTGTAAAGCCTGGTGCCCATCTAACAGTGAAGAAAATTTTTGTTGGTGGTATtaaagaagatacagaagaatATAATTTGAGAGACTACTTTGAAAAGTATGGCAAGATTGAAACCATAGAAGTTATGGAAGACAGGCAGAGTGGAAAAAAGAGAGGATTTGCTTTTGTAACTTTTGATGATCATGATACAGTTGATAAAATTGTTG ttCAGAAATACCACACTATTAATGGGCATAATTGTGAAGTGAAAAAGGCCCTTTCTAAACAAGAGATGCAATCTGCTGGATCACAAAGAG GTCGTGGAGGTGGATCTGGCAACTTTATGGGTCGTGGCGGAAACTTTGGAGGTGGTGGAGGTAACTTTGGCCGTGGTGGAAACTTTGGTGGAAGAG gaggctatggtggtggaggtggtggcagCCGAGGGAGTTATGGAGGAGGTGATGGTGGATACAATGGATTTGGAGGTGATG GTGGCAACTATGGCGGTGGTCCTGGTTATAGTAGTAGAGGAGGTTACGGTGGTGGTGGACCAGGATATGGAAACCAAGGTGGTGGATATGGTGGCGGTGGTGGAGGATATGATGGTTACAATGAAGGAGGAAATTTTGGAG gtaACTATGGTGGTGGTGGAAACTATAATGATTTTGGAAATTATAGTGGACAACAGCAATCAAATTATGGACCCATGAAAGGGGGTAGTTTTGGTGGAAGAAGCTCGGGCAGTCCCTATGgtg GTGGTTATGGATCTGGTGGTGGAAGTGGTGGATATGGTAGCAGAAGGTTctaa
- the HNRNPA3 gene encoding heterogeneous nuclear ribonucleoprotein A3 isoform X3 gives MEGHDPKEPEQLRKLFIGGLSFETTDDSLREHFEKWGTLTDCVVMRDPQTKRSRGFGFVTYSCVEEVDAAMCARPHKVDGRVVEPKRAVSREDSVKPGAHLTVKKIFVGGIKEDTEEYNLRDYFEKYGKIETIEVMEDRQSGKKRGFAFVTFDDHDTVDKIVVQKYHTINGHNCEVKKALSKQEMQSAGSQRGRGGGSGNFMGRGGNFGGGGGNFGRGGNFGGRGGYGGGGGGSRGSYGGGDGGYNGFGGDGGNYGGGPGYSSRGGYGGGGPGYGNQGGGYGGGGGGYDGYNEGGNFGGGNYGGGGNYNDFGNYSGQQQSNYGPMKGGSFGGRSSGSPYGGGYGSGGGSGGYGSRRF, from the exons ATGGAG GGTCACGATCCCAAGGAACCAGAGCAGTTGAGAAAGCTGTTTATCGGTGGTCTGAGCTTTGAAACTACAGAtgatagcttaagagaacattttgaGAAATGGGGCACACTTACAGATTGTGTG GTGATGAGAGACCCCCAAACAAAGCGTTCCCGGGGCTTTGGTTTTGTGACTTACTCTTGTGTTGAAGAAGTGGATGCAGCAATGTGTGCTCGACCACACAAGGTTGATGGGCGTGTAGTGGAACCAAAGAGAGCTGTTTCTAGAGAG gaTTCTGTAAAGCCTGGTGCCCATCTAACAGTGAAGAAAATTTTTGTTGGTGGTATtaaagaagatacagaagaatATAATTTGAGAGACTACTTTGAAAAGTATGGCAAGATTGAAACCATAGAAGTTATGGAAGACAGGCAGAGTGGAAAAAAGAGAGGATTTGCTTTTGTAACTTTTGATGATCATGATACAGTTGATAAAATTGTTG ttCAGAAATACCACACTATTAATGGGCATAATTGTGAAGTGAAAAAGGCCCTTTCTAAACAAGAGATGCAATCTGCTGGATCACAAAGAG GTCGTGGAGGTGGATCTGGCAACTTTATGGGTCGTGGCGGAAACTTTGGAGGTGGTGGAGGTAACTTTGGCCGTGGTGGAAACTTTGGTGGAAGAG gaggctatggtggtggaggtggtggcagCCGAGGGAGTTATGGAGGAGGTGATGGTGGATACAATGGATTTGGAGGTGATG GTGGCAACTATGGCGGTGGTCCTGGTTATAGTAGTAGAGGAGGTTACGGTGGTGGTGGACCAGGATATGGAAACCAAGGTGGTGGATATGGTGGCGGTGGTGGAGGATATGATGGTTACAATGAAGGAGGAAATTTTGGAGGTG gtaACTATGGTGGTGGTGGAAACTATAATGATTTTGGAAATTATAGTGGACAACAGCAATCAAATTATGGACCCATGAAAGGGGGTAGTTTTGGTGGAAGAAGCTCGGGCAGTCCCTATGgtg GTGGTTATGGATCTGGTGGTGGAAGTGGTGGATATGGTAGCAGAAGGTTctaa